In Camelus ferus isolate YT-003-E chromosome 5, BCGSAC_Cfer_1.0, whole genome shotgun sequence, one genomic interval encodes:
- the PRLH gene encoding prolactin-releasing peptide, whose protein sequence is MKALRAWLLCLLLLGLALRGAASRAHQHSMEIHTPDINPAWYTGRRIRPVGRFGRRRAALRDVLKPGLRCLPACFPLEGGAEPAQGG, encoded by the exons ATGAAGGCGTTGCGGGCCTGGCTCCTgtgcctgctgctgctgggcctgGCCCTGCGGGGGGCGGCCAGCCGCGCCCACCAGCACTCCATGGAGATCCACA CCCCTGACATCAACCCGGCCTGGTACACGGGCCGCAGAATCCGGCCCGTGGGCCGCTTCGGCCGCAGAAGAGCAGCCCTGAGGGATGTCCTGAAGCCTGGCCTCCGGTGCCTGCCAGCCTGCTTCCCCCTGGAGGGAGGTGCTGAGCCCGCCCAGGGTGGCTGA